In Zea mays cultivar B73 chromosome 7, Zm-B73-REFERENCE-NAM-5.0, whole genome shotgun sequence, the following proteins share a genomic window:
- the LOC103631880 gene encoding sister chromatid cohesion protein SCC2 isoform X2: protein MDPAAGGGRGRDRAGFERACRLPNTVHSEVLPSLPLPTLPRELGFDALRDDEPLAAPDRPDTIMQAANIARVLADTDVSHLGFTAADNVDVDPIRCSWLWREVLKHNPDAFKVKAPSPSSQGPFGGPGYQNQEHEKHFEHFTPNTSKARNESAFPQDEIDSHREHFYNELTSDSIASKKPKIRKRENNNSVSSSAPSIPNTQDVITTFCEVVEDFCGKTEIPDDGDGGDWLSIPLGDVKVLVNEITSVRSKRILHEVPMDTVTRLLDVIDRQIRYSQGLSIDVKENSDVVDAEPLVFSALEASHAALAIMTHHDMPKQLYREELIERIIDFSRHQITDCMAASNPTFRALYKPAENVANDGDDDEDDLENGQVSKRRRTATNLSMRKSSNKLSASVYSAVQKLCLILGFLKELLTTVRLSDGCILQLAKTCFTTFLVDNMQLLQLKAIGVICTVFSSYTQHRSYLVDEILHLLRKLQFSKNAVRTYHLADEDQKQIQMITALLVHLVQFSAIVPNSLKGTVDWTTIVDASGDADYYPIKCHEAATEACCRFWTDVLQRFTAAKSQDMSETKGIIDNLVQDFLMILNLPEYPAAASILEVLCVLLLQNAGLKSKDTNVRCFAIDLLGGIASRLKHDSVICSEEKLWILQDLTDAGSDGSKILKNKCCVCLGGRGINIACNECGRCFHSDCMGAASQDNLERDSVCPLCFCKQQLNVLQTYCQSQIKENGKKTAASTSKKSAKPAEVPAVDIIQQILLSYLQESGPQDDGNLFTRWFYLCIWNKENQHSQEEIIYYLARLKSKEILRDSGNGLAISRDSAKKICLALGQKNSFCRGFDKILALLLASLRENSPVIRAKALRAVSSIVEADPEVLGDKRVQSAVEGRFCDSAISVREAALELVGRHIASHPDVGLKYIEKVAERIKDTGVSVRKRAIKIIRDLCASNPNTDTTHAFVEIISRVNDEESSVQDLVCKTFYELWFEEPTGSHKHLVADGSSVPMEIAKKTEQIVDMLRKMTNHQPLITIIKRNLTLDFLPQSTKAAGINSYMVASIQKRCELICKRLLERILQVEEGAAKEMEIHMLPYIVALQAFCIVDPTLCIPVTDPSKFVVTLQPYLNIQVDSKSAAQLLESIIFVIDAVLPLIRKPTQNVVEELEKDLKHMIVRHSYLTVVHACIKCLCALSESAGRGPGLVENLVNIFYKHLSGANSDSQLLGRSLFCLGLLLRYGYQLMQTSENQLDFPKIINLLQRKYLLRDDFSLKVRALQTLGYILIAKPEFMLQKDMLKLIETALSSEVDYRLKIQGLQNLYEYLRDAESQLTAESTVKPPVRCEINGRSKVPVAAGAGDTNICGGIIQLYWSSILERCLDTNDQVRQSALKIVEVVLRQGLVHPITCVPHLIALEMDPLEGNSKLAHHLLMNMNEKYPLFFESRLGDGLQMSFKFFESIVSNHKMAANIKSNPIAFVKPGISRIYRLIRSNRNSRNKFVHSIVRKFESDSRSRSTVSFLVYCAEVLASLPFTCSDEPLYLIYDINRIIHLKAGGVESNLKRWTSMSQSQNTVDMPTLPGERHVVMQEPGGYYDNVGYAHERVNANPCSTSDVDMAKVQGDCLDAIALQLLLKLKRHLKVVYSLDDARCQSFSLKEPPKSGETFSRQNIPFNVSSTNISLPSCLQDVASVYQDFKTVLHEDSMDFAVFIPSVQIRKRPTPRNTTNPTPRSTTRVRRTAASSVTKARGGARGDDSDDSDDDDWTGGPRVLDFSGGGRVTRQRVQV, encoded by the exons GTCCATTTGGAGGCCCAGGATATCAAAATCAAGAACATGAGAAGCACTTTGAGCATTTTACACCTAATACGAGCAAAGCACGAAATGAATCTGCATTTCCTCAGGATGAAATTGACTCACATAGAGAGCATTTTTAT AATGAACTGACCTCAGATTCAATTgcttcaaagaagccaaaaaTAAGGAAGAGAGAAAATAACAATTCTGTTTCAAGTTCTGCTCCCAGCATTCCTAATACTCAAG ATGTTATCACTACCTTCTGTGAGGTGGTGGAGGATTTCTGTGGAAAAaccgaaattcctgatgatggagATGGCGGTGACTGGTTGTCAATCCCACTTGGTGATGTTAAGGTTCTCGTGAATGAAATTACATCTGTTCGATCCAAAAGGATATTGCATGAGGTTCCTATGGATACAGTTACAAGGTTATTGGATGTGATTGACCGTCAGATTCGATATTCTCAAGGTTTGTCGATAGATGTGAAAGAAAAT TCTGATGTCGTTGATGCTGAACCTCTGGTTTTCTCTGCTTTGGAGGCCAGTCATGCTGCGTTGGCAATTATGACCCACCATGATATGCCAAAGCAACTGTACCGAGAAGAA CTTATTGAGCGGATTATTGATTTCTCAAGGCATCAGATCACAGATTGTATGGCAGCAAGTAACCCAACCTTCCGAGCTCTCTACAAACCAGCTGAAAATGTTGCAAATGATG gagatgatgatgaagatgatttggaaAATGGACAAGTTAGCAAGAGGAGACGTACTGCTACTAATTTGAGCATGAGAAAATCTTCAAACAA ACTTTCTGCTTCTGTTTATTCTGCTGTGCAGAAACTATGCTTGATATTGGGCTTTCTTAAGGAACTGCTCACAACAGTGCGCTTGTCAGATGGTTGTATTCTGCAGTTAGCGAAAACATGCTTTACTACATTCTTGGTGGATAATATGCAGCTATTACAATTAAAAGCAATCGGGGTTATTTGCACG GTGTTTTCGTCATACACACAGCACAGGAGTTACTTGGTTGATGAAATACTTCACCTTCTTCGCAAGTTGCAGTTTTCCAAAAATGCCGTCAGAACCTACCATCTAGCAGATGAAGACCAAAAGCAAATCCAGATGATAACAGCACTGTTAGTTCACCTGGTTCAGTTTAGTGCAATTGTTCCCAATAGCTTAAAAGGAACAGTTGATTGGACCACTATTGTTGATGCCTCCGGAGATGCTGATTATTATCCAATTAAATGCCATGAAGCGGCAACAGAGGCTTGTTGCCGTTTTTGGACTGATGTCCTTCAACGTTTTACTGCTGCTAAATCTCAAGATATGTCGGAAACCAAAGGAATAATAGATAATCTTGTTCAGGATTTCCTAATGATACTAAACTTGCCGGAGTATCCAGCTGCTGCTTCTATCCTTGAG GTTCTCTGTGTGTTGCTCCTTCAGAATGCTGGATTGAAATCTAAGGACACTAATGTTCGGTGCTTTGCTATTGATCTTCTTGGTGGTATTGCATCAAGATTGAAGCATGATTCGGTCATCTGTAGTGAAGAGAAGCTTTGGATATTGCAAGATCTCACTGATGCAGGTAGCGATGGCTCAAAAATCTTGAAAAACAAGTGCTGTGTTTGTCTTGGTGGAAGAGGTATAAATATAGCCTGTAATGAATGTGGAAGATGTTTCCATTCAGATTGTATGGGGGCTGCTAGCCAGGATAACTTAGAGCGTGATAGTGTTTGCCCCTTGTGTTTTTGCAAACAACAGCTCAATGTGCTACAGACGTACTGTCAGTCACAAATTAAAGAAAATGGCAAAAAAACTGCTGCGTCTACTAGTAAGAAATCTGCTAAACCAGCTGAGGTGCCAGCAGTGGATATTATTCAACAAATACTACTGAGTTATCTCCAAGAATCTGGTCCACAAGATGATGGGAACCTGTTTACTCGATG GTTCTATCTGTGCATCTGGAACAAAGAAAACCAACATTCTCaggaggagatcatctactatctCGCTAGATTAAAATCAAAAGAGATTCTGCGAGATTCTGGCAATGGTCTGGCAATTTCCAGAGATTCAGCAAAGAAAATTTGCTTGGCACTTGGTCAGAAGAACTCATTTTGCAGGGGTTTTGATAAAATTCTTGCTCTTCTTTTG GCTAGCTTGAGAGAAAATTCTCCTGTAATAAGAGCAAAAGCCTTGCGTGCG GTCAGCAGTATAGTTGAAGCTGACCCTGAGGTCTTGGGTGACAAACGTGTCCAATCTGCTGTCGAAGGGAGGTTTTGTGATTCGGCTATTTCTGTTCGTGAagctgcccttgaacttgttgggAGGCATATTGCTTCACATCCTGATGTGGGCCTGAAG TATATAGAAAAAGTTGCTGAGCGAATAAAGGACACTGGAGTCAGCGTTCGCAAGCGTGCAATCAAAATTATAAGGGATCTATGTGCTTCTAATCCAAACACAGACACAACACATGCCTTTGTGGAGATAATTTCTCGTGTTAATGATGAGGAATCCAGTGTACAG GATCTTGTATGTAAAACATTTTATGAACTATGGTTTGAAGAACCAACTGGGAGCCATAAGCACTTGGTTGCTGATGGAAGTTCAGTTCCAATGGAGATAGCTAAAAAGACTGAGCAAATTGTTGACATGTTGAGGAAGATGACCAATCACCAACCTCTGATTACCATCATAAAACGTAACTTGACTCTTGATTTCCTCCCTCAGTCAACCAAGGCTGCAGGGATTAACTCATACATGGTGGCATCAATTCAGAAGCGTTGCGAATTAATATGCAAACGCTTATTAGAAAGAATATTGCAG GTTGAGGAGGGAGCTGCTAAGGAGATGGAAATCCACATGCTTCCTTATATTGTTGCTTTGCAAGCATTTTGTATTGTTGATCCCACGCTCTGCATTCCAGTAACTGATCCTTCTAAGTTTGTTGTGACACTACAACCATACCTTAATATTCAG GTTGACAGTAAATCAGCTGCCCAGTTGCTTGAAAGTATTATTTTTGTGATTGATGCTGTTCTTCCACTCATAAGGAAGCCAACACAAAATGTTGTTGAAGAACTTGAGAAAGATCTGAAACATATGATAGTTCGCCATTCGTATTTGACAGTTGTACATGCCTGTATCAA GTGCCTTTGTGCTCTGAGCGAGTCAGCAGGTAGAGGTCCAGGATTAGTGGAAAACCTTGTCAATATTTTCTACAAGCATCTGTCTGGAGCTAATTCAGATAGTCAG TTATTGGGTCGATCACTGTTTTGTCTTGGACTCCTCCTTCGGTATGGTTATCAATTGATGCAAACATCTGAAAATCAGCTTGATTTTCCCAAGATTATCAACTTGCTCCAGAGAAAATATCTTCTCAGGGATGATTTTAGCTTGAAGGTTCGAGCTTTGCAG ACTTTGGGATACATACTTATTGCGAAGCCTGAATTTATGCTACAAAAGGATATGTTGAAACTCATAGAGACAGCACTATCTTCTGAGGTTGATTATAGATTAAAG ATTCAAGGACTTCAAAACCTCTATGAGTATCTCAGAGATGCTGAAAGCCAACTTACTGCCGAGAGCACTGTGAAACCTCCTGTCCGGTGTGAAATAAATGGCAGAAGTAAAGTGCCTGTTGCTGCTGGTGCTGGAGACACCAACATATGTGGTGGTATTATTCAATTGTATTGGAGTTCTATTCTTGAAAGGTGCttggatacaaatgatcaagttcGCCAGAGTGCACTTAAG ATTGTTGAAGTTGTACTCCGCCAGGGTTTAGTTCACCCTATTACCTGTGTTCCTCACCTTATAGCACTTGAAATGGACCCACTGGAGGGGAACTCAAAGTTGGCTCATCATCTGCTGATGAATATGAATGAAAA GTACCCTTTATTTTTTGAAAGCCGTTTGGGTGATGGACTACAAATGTCATTTAAATTCTTTGAATCCATAGTCAGCAACCATAAGATGGCAGCAAACATAAAATCAAATCCAATTGCATTTGTCAAACCTGGCATATCTAGAATATACCGTCTTATCCGTTCAAATCGAAATTCCAGAAACAAATTTGTCCACTCGATAGTTCGGAAATTCGAGTCTGATAGCCGGAGTCGCAGCACAGTTAGCTTTCTTGT ATACTGTGCCGAAGTTCTTGCCTCCCTGCCTTTCACATGCTCCGATGAACCACTTTACTTGATCTATGATATAAATCGAATTATTCACCTTAAAGCTGGAGGAGTTGAGAGCAATTTGAAAAGGTGGACTTCTATGTCTCAGTCTCAAAATACAGTGGATATGCCAACGTTGCCAGGAGAGAGGCATGTTGTCATGCAAGAGCCTGGCGGATATTATGATAACGTGGGCTATGCCCATGAAAGGGTGAATGCCAATCCTTGCAGTACTTCAGACGTGGACATGGCCAAAGTGCAG GGAGATTGCCTTGATGCAATAGCCCTTCAGCTACTGCTGAAATTGAAGAGACATTTGAAAGTTGTCTATAGTTTAGATGATGCCCGCTGTCAG TCATTTTCTCTAAAGGAGCCTCCGAAATCTGGAGAAACATTCTCCAGGCAGAATATTCCTTTTAATGTTAGCAGCACTAACATCAGTCTGCCGAGCTGCCTGCAGGACGTAGCTTCTGTTTACCAG GATTTCAAGACAGTGCTCCACGAAGATTCCATGGACTTTGCTGTGTTCATCCCTTCAGTCCAGATTAGGAAGCGCCCAACCCCGAGAAATACGACAAACCCAACCCCAAGAAGTACGACGAGGGTCAGGAGAACGGCTGCCTCGAGTGTTACAAAAGCCCGTGGTGGCGCACGTGGCGATGACTCCGACGACTCCGATGATGACGACTGGACCGGGGGCCCAAGAGTGCTTGACTTCAGTGGGGGTGGCCGTGTGACAAGGCAGAGGGTCCAAGTATGA
- the LOC103631880 gene encoding sister chromatid cohesion protein SCC2 isoform X3, whose translation MDPAAGGGRGRDRAGFERACRLPNTVHSEVLPSLPLPTLPRELGFDALRDDEPLAAPDRPDTIMQAANIARVLADTDVSHLGFTAADNVDVDPIRCSWLWREVLKHNPDAFKVKAPSPSSQGPFGGPGYQNQEHEKHFEHFTPNTSKARNESAFPQDEIDSHREHFYNELTSDSIASKKPKIRKRENNNSVSSSAPSIPNTQDVITTFCEVVEDFCGKTEIPDDGDGGDWLSIPLGDVKVLVNEITSVRSKRILHEVPMDTVTRLLDVIDRQIRYSQGLSIDVKENSDVVDAEPLVFSALEASHAALAIMTHHDMPKQLYREELIERIIDFSRHQITDCMAASNPTFRALYKPAENVANDGDDDEDDLENGQVSKRRRTATNLSMRKSSNKLSASVYSAVQKLCLILGFLKELLTTVRLSDGCILQLAKTCFTTFLVDNMQLLQLKAIGVICTVFSSYTQHRSYLVDEILHLLRKLQFSKNAVRTYHLADEDQKQIQMITALLVHLVQFSAIVPNSLKGTVDWTTIVDASGDADYYPIKCHEAATEACCRFWTDVLQRFTAAKSQDMSETKGIIDNLVQDFLMILNLPEYPAAASILEVLCVLLLQNAGLKSKDTNVRCFAIDLLGGIASRLKHDSVICSEEKLWILQDLTDAGSDGSKILKNKCCVCLGGRGINIACNECGRCFHSDCMGAASQDNLERDSVCPLCFCKQQLNVLQTYCQSQIKENGKKTAASTSKKSAKPAEVPAVDIIQQILLSYLQESGPQDDGNLFTRWFYLCIWNKENQHSQEEIIYYLARLKSKEILRDSGNGLAISRDSAKKICLALGQKNSFCRGFDKILALLLASLRENSPVIRAKALRAVSSIVEADPEVLGDKRVQSAVEGRFCDSAISVREAALELVGRHIASHPDVGLKYIEKVAERIKDTGVSVRKRAIKIIRDLCASNPNTDTTHAFVEIISRVNDEESSVQDLVCKTFYELWFEEPTGSHKHLVADGSSVPMEIAKKTEQIVDMLRKMTNHQPLITIIKRNLTLDFLPQSTKAAGINSYMVASIQKRCELICKRLLERILQVEEGAAKEMEIHMLPYIVALQAFCIVDPTLCIPVTDPSKFVVTLQPYLNIQVDSKSAAQLLESIIFVIDAVLPLIRKPTQNVVEELEKDLKHMIVRHSYLTVVHACIKCLCALSESAGRGPGLVENLVNIFYKHLSGANSDSQTLGYILIAKPEFMLQKDMLKLIETALSSEVDYRLKIQGLQNLYEYLRDAESQLTAESTVKPPVRCEINGRSKVPVAAGAGDTNICGGIIQLYWSSILERCLDTNDQVRQSALKIVEVVLRQGLVHPITCVPHLIALEMDPLEGNSKLAHHLLMNMNEKYPLFFESRLGDGLQMSFKFFESIVSNHKMAANIKSNPIAFVKPGISRIYRLIRSNRNSRNKFVHSIVRKFESDSRSRSTVSFLVYCAEVLASLPFTCSDEPLYLIYDINRIIHLKAGGVESNLKRWTSMSQSQNTVDMPTLPGERHVVMQEPGGYYDNVGYAHERVNANPCSTSDVDMAKVQVDVDMAKVQGDCLDAIALQLLLKLKRHLKVVYSLDDARCQSFSLKEPPKSGETFSRQNIPFNVSSTNISLPSCLQDVASVYQDFKTVLHEDSMDFAVFIPSVQIRKRPTPRNTTNPTPRSTTRVRRTAASSVTKARGGARGDDSDDSDDDDWTGGPRVLDFSGGGRVTRQRVQV comes from the exons GTCCATTTGGAGGCCCAGGATATCAAAATCAAGAACATGAGAAGCACTTTGAGCATTTTACACCTAATACGAGCAAAGCACGAAATGAATCTGCATTTCCTCAGGATGAAATTGACTCACATAGAGAGCATTTTTAT AATGAACTGACCTCAGATTCAATTgcttcaaagaagccaaaaaTAAGGAAGAGAGAAAATAACAATTCTGTTTCAAGTTCTGCTCCCAGCATTCCTAATACTCAAG ATGTTATCACTACCTTCTGTGAGGTGGTGGAGGATTTCTGTGGAAAAaccgaaattcctgatgatggagATGGCGGTGACTGGTTGTCAATCCCACTTGGTGATGTTAAGGTTCTCGTGAATGAAATTACATCTGTTCGATCCAAAAGGATATTGCATGAGGTTCCTATGGATACAGTTACAAGGTTATTGGATGTGATTGACCGTCAGATTCGATATTCTCAAGGTTTGTCGATAGATGTGAAAGAAAAT TCTGATGTCGTTGATGCTGAACCTCTGGTTTTCTCTGCTTTGGAGGCCAGTCATGCTGCGTTGGCAATTATGACCCACCATGATATGCCAAAGCAACTGTACCGAGAAGAA CTTATTGAGCGGATTATTGATTTCTCAAGGCATCAGATCACAGATTGTATGGCAGCAAGTAACCCAACCTTCCGAGCTCTCTACAAACCAGCTGAAAATGTTGCAAATGATG gagatgatgatgaagatgatttggaaAATGGACAAGTTAGCAAGAGGAGACGTACTGCTACTAATTTGAGCATGAGAAAATCTTCAAACAA ACTTTCTGCTTCTGTTTATTCTGCTGTGCAGAAACTATGCTTGATATTGGGCTTTCTTAAGGAACTGCTCACAACAGTGCGCTTGTCAGATGGTTGTATTCTGCAGTTAGCGAAAACATGCTTTACTACATTCTTGGTGGATAATATGCAGCTATTACAATTAAAAGCAATCGGGGTTATTTGCACG GTGTTTTCGTCATACACACAGCACAGGAGTTACTTGGTTGATGAAATACTTCACCTTCTTCGCAAGTTGCAGTTTTCCAAAAATGCCGTCAGAACCTACCATCTAGCAGATGAAGACCAAAAGCAAATCCAGATGATAACAGCACTGTTAGTTCACCTGGTTCAGTTTAGTGCAATTGTTCCCAATAGCTTAAAAGGAACAGTTGATTGGACCACTATTGTTGATGCCTCCGGAGATGCTGATTATTATCCAATTAAATGCCATGAAGCGGCAACAGAGGCTTGTTGCCGTTTTTGGACTGATGTCCTTCAACGTTTTACTGCTGCTAAATCTCAAGATATGTCGGAAACCAAAGGAATAATAGATAATCTTGTTCAGGATTTCCTAATGATACTAAACTTGCCGGAGTATCCAGCTGCTGCTTCTATCCTTGAG GTTCTCTGTGTGTTGCTCCTTCAGAATGCTGGATTGAAATCTAAGGACACTAATGTTCGGTGCTTTGCTATTGATCTTCTTGGTGGTATTGCATCAAGATTGAAGCATGATTCGGTCATCTGTAGTGAAGAGAAGCTTTGGATATTGCAAGATCTCACTGATGCAGGTAGCGATGGCTCAAAAATCTTGAAAAACAAGTGCTGTGTTTGTCTTGGTGGAAGAGGTATAAATATAGCCTGTAATGAATGTGGAAGATGTTTCCATTCAGATTGTATGGGGGCTGCTAGCCAGGATAACTTAGAGCGTGATAGTGTTTGCCCCTTGTGTTTTTGCAAACAACAGCTCAATGTGCTACAGACGTACTGTCAGTCACAAATTAAAGAAAATGGCAAAAAAACTGCTGCGTCTACTAGTAAGAAATCTGCTAAACCAGCTGAGGTGCCAGCAGTGGATATTATTCAACAAATACTACTGAGTTATCTCCAAGAATCTGGTCCACAAGATGATGGGAACCTGTTTACTCGATG GTTCTATCTGTGCATCTGGAACAAAGAAAACCAACATTCTCaggaggagatcatctactatctCGCTAGATTAAAATCAAAAGAGATTCTGCGAGATTCTGGCAATGGTCTGGCAATTTCCAGAGATTCAGCAAAGAAAATTTGCTTGGCACTTGGTCAGAAGAACTCATTTTGCAGGGGTTTTGATAAAATTCTTGCTCTTCTTTTG GCTAGCTTGAGAGAAAATTCTCCTGTAATAAGAGCAAAAGCCTTGCGTGCG GTCAGCAGTATAGTTGAAGCTGACCCTGAGGTCTTGGGTGACAAACGTGTCCAATCTGCTGTCGAAGGGAGGTTTTGTGATTCGGCTATTTCTGTTCGTGAagctgcccttgaacttgttgggAGGCATATTGCTTCACATCCTGATGTGGGCCTGAAG TATATAGAAAAAGTTGCTGAGCGAATAAAGGACACTGGAGTCAGCGTTCGCAAGCGTGCAATCAAAATTATAAGGGATCTATGTGCTTCTAATCCAAACACAGACACAACACATGCCTTTGTGGAGATAATTTCTCGTGTTAATGATGAGGAATCCAGTGTACAG GATCTTGTATGTAAAACATTTTATGAACTATGGTTTGAAGAACCAACTGGGAGCCATAAGCACTTGGTTGCTGATGGAAGTTCAGTTCCAATGGAGATAGCTAAAAAGACTGAGCAAATTGTTGACATGTTGAGGAAGATGACCAATCACCAACCTCTGATTACCATCATAAAACGTAACTTGACTCTTGATTTCCTCCCTCAGTCAACCAAGGCTGCAGGGATTAACTCATACATGGTGGCATCAATTCAGAAGCGTTGCGAATTAATATGCAAACGCTTATTAGAAAGAATATTGCAG GTTGAGGAGGGAGCTGCTAAGGAGATGGAAATCCACATGCTTCCTTATATTGTTGCTTTGCAAGCATTTTGTATTGTTGATCCCACGCTCTGCATTCCAGTAACTGATCCTTCTAAGTTTGTTGTGACACTACAACCATACCTTAATATTCAG GTTGACAGTAAATCAGCTGCCCAGTTGCTTGAAAGTATTATTTTTGTGATTGATGCTGTTCTTCCACTCATAAGGAAGCCAACACAAAATGTTGTTGAAGAACTTGAGAAAGATCTGAAACATATGATAGTTCGCCATTCGTATTTGACAGTTGTACATGCCTGTATCAA GTGCCTTTGTGCTCTGAGCGAGTCAGCAGGTAGAGGTCCAGGATTAGTGGAAAACCTTGTCAATATTTTCTACAAGCATCTGTCTGGAGCTAATTCAGATAGTCAG ACTTTGGGATACATACTTATTGCGAAGCCTGAATTTATGCTACAAAAGGATATGTTGAAACTCATAGAGACAGCACTATCTTCTGAGGTTGATTATAGATTAAAG ATTCAAGGACTTCAAAACCTCTATGAGTATCTCAGAGATGCTGAAAGCCAACTTACTGCCGAGAGCACTGTGAAACCTCCTGTCCGGTGTGAAATAAATGGCAGAAGTAAAGTGCCTGTTGCTGCTGGTGCTGGAGACACCAACATATGTGGTGGTATTATTCAATTGTATTGGAGTTCTATTCTTGAAAGGTGCttggatacaaatgatcaagttcGCCAGAGTGCACTTAAG ATTGTTGAAGTTGTACTCCGCCAGGGTTTAGTTCACCCTATTACCTGTGTTCCTCACCTTATAGCACTTGAAATGGACCCACTGGAGGGGAACTCAAAGTTGGCTCATCATCTGCTGATGAATATGAATGAAAA GTACCCTTTATTTTTTGAAAGCCGTTTGGGTGATGGACTACAAATGTCATTTAAATTCTTTGAATCCATAGTCAGCAACCATAAGATGGCAGCAAACATAAAATCAAATCCAATTGCATTTGTCAAACCTGGCATATCTAGAATATACCGTCTTATCCGTTCAAATCGAAATTCCAGAAACAAATTTGTCCACTCGATAGTTCGGAAATTCGAGTCTGATAGCCGGAGTCGCAGCACAGTTAGCTTTCTTGT ATACTGTGCCGAAGTTCTTGCCTCCCTGCCTTTCACATGCTCCGATGAACCACTTTACTTGATCTATGATATAAATCGAATTATTCACCTTAAAGCTGGAGGAGTTGAGAGCAATTTGAAAAGGTGGACTTCTATGTCTCAGTCTCAAAATACAGTGGATATGCCAACGTTGCCAGGAGAGAGGCATGTTGTCATGCAAGAGCCTGGCGGATATTATGATAACGTGGGCTATGCCCATGAAAGGGTGAATGCCAATCCTTGCAGTACTTCAGACGTGGACATGGCCAAAGTGCAGGTTGACGTGGATATGGCCAAAGTGCAG GGAGATTGCCTTGATGCAATAGCCCTTCAGCTACTGCTGAAATTGAAGAGACATTTGAAAGTTGTCTATAGTTTAGATGATGCCCGCTGTCAG TCATTTTCTCTAAAGGAGCCTCCGAAATCTGGAGAAACATTCTCCAGGCAGAATATTCCTTTTAATGTTAGCAGCACTAACATCAGTCTGCCGAGCTGCCTGCAGGACGTAGCTTCTGTTTACCAG GATTTCAAGACAGTGCTCCACGAAGATTCCATGGACTTTGCTGTGTTCATCCCTTCAGTCCAGATTAGGAAGCGCCCAACCCCGAGAAATACGACAAACCCAACCCCAAGAAGTACGACGAGGGTCAGGAGAACGGCTGCCTCGAGTGTTACAAAAGCCCGTGGTGGCGCACGTGGCGATGACTCCGACGACTCCGATGATGACGACTGGACCGGGGGCCCAAGAGTGCTTGACTTCAGTGGGGGTGGCCGTGTGACAAGGCAGAGGGTCCAAGTATGA